The genomic segment TTTGTGGGATGAAGGATCTTAGAGAAGCAACAGGGGTGCTGGCCATCCTCTGCAGCACCAGTGAATTCACCAAGACCAAGGGTTAGGcacagatgtgagacatggattTGCAGTGAGGCATTACTTACAATGAGCTCGAATCCATGACTCAGTATGGGTTATTTAAGGGAGTAGAGCAGAGTCACTGAAGACATGGGATTGAAGCAGGAGGCCTGGCTCTAGCACTGTTGTGAAAACACCGGCAGGTTCCCTGACTTTTGTGGATTCCTCTGCGTTCAAGTGGGAAAGTGGCCCCCACCTCCTGGCCTGTGTGTGGTCATCTAATGAGACACGTGGAAGAGGCCCTGTGCACCACAGACACTCAGCACACACTGGCTGTCATCCATTAGTTATCACACACGTGCCCAGGCCCAGGTCACTGTCACAACGTTCCTTTCCATCTCTCTTTCTGCGTATAGATTCTGTAGTTTCTGTTATTGTCAGATAGCTGCCCGTCCTCTGATTATCTTCTGCTCATACCCCAGCTGGACAATCTGACTTTGCCTTGGTGTGGGAGTGAGGGCAGAGGGAGTTGGAGCGAGTTGAGTGTCTATAAAGAGCAGATGATGGGGGCCAGGTGACAGAGAAACTATCTGGGTTAGGTTGGCCTTGTCATTTGCCGCCACCCCAGAGGGATCTGCAGAGCTCGGCTGCTCGAACCTCCCGCTGTCCACAGGTGGCTCACATTCGATCCCACAATTTGTTTTCTCCTCCTCAAGGGTGCAGCAAAACCGTCCAGACTGGACAGCGGCTGCAGAGCTCCCAGGTAAGCCTCTCAGTGACCTTGTCGCTGGCATCATAGACTCAGGTAGGCTCACCTCCTCTTCCCTGGCTGGTTCCTACTCACACCTAGAATGAAAGGTGGTGCCTCCAGAGCCAGTGAGCCCCAGAGGAACCCGGATGAAGAAGGAGCCAATGAGTCTGCCCCAAGCCCCAAGAGAGGCCAGCTGAAATAGATGGGTTCCTCCCCAAAGCACCATGGCATTTCCCTGGTAAATTACTTTTCTCGGCCTGCCCTAGGAAAATGCCACAGGCTGGATGGCTTCAACAACTGActtattttctcaaagttctggaggcaAGAAGTCCAAGGTGAAGGTGTTAGCAGGGTTGGTGTCTGGAAAGGGCTCTGTTCCTGGCTTGCAGAAGCTGCCTCAgtgttgtgtcctcacatggtcttcccccatgtttctgtgtgtgtgtgtgtgtgtgtgtgtgtgtgtgtgtgtgcgcgcgcgtgagagagagagagagagagagagagggccgggcgcaatggctcatgcctgtaatcccagcactttgggaggctgagacgggtggatcacgaggtcaagagatcgagaccatcctggtcaacatggtgaaaccccgtctctactaaaaatacaaaaaattagctgggcatggtggtgcgtgcctgtaatcccagctactcaggaggctgaagcaggagaattgcctgaacccaggaggcggaggttgcggtgagccgagatcgggccattgcactccagcctaggtaacaagagcaaaaatccgtctcaaaaaaagaaagaaagagaaagggaaggaatgaGGGAGAGAGGGCGAGAGGGCAAGACAGAGCAGAAAGAGAGGGAGTAGAGAGATCTTAtgtctctgtatttcttttaattagaCACCAGCCCTGCAAGATTAGGGTCCGACCCTTACAATCTCCTTTAAGTTAATGACTTCCCAAAGGCTCAATGTCCAAATACAATCACTCAGTAGAAGAATTTGGAGGGGATACATTTCAGTCTATAGAACTGATGCCTCCATCAAAAATACCCCATGTGACAGCTGGTCAGGAGGATTAACACGGAACCACCTTGTGCTCAATGCCGTTTGCACTGCAGCAAACTTTCCTCCAATCTTATCCTTCTTGCTTCCAACTAGAAATTAGATACTTTACTGAAAACATCGCCGAATTCTTCCAGAAGGAAGTTGATCCAGCACATCTGGAAATCCTGCGGACTGACAGTGAAGCCTGGCAAAGATTTGTGGCTGTGGCTGGATTGCCCAGGTAACTTTCAGGGGGTTACCTTTATGGGGTGCCCCCACGATGACACCCAGATCTACCCTGGGCTGGTTTTCTGTTTCAGGcacacctcctccaggcagcccccTCTGCTGAGCCTGAGGTCACCCCTCTCAGTAGTCCAGGAGGAATATTTCCTCCAAGTCCTTCACTGGCAGTGAGTGGCCTCAGGCCGAGAGGAGAGGAAGCCTGTAAGGGCAGGGTCATTTCTGCCACCTACTGGTTACAAGTAGGTGCAGGTTACTTGACTACTTTCTGCCTTTCTTCATCCATTGAGCTTTATTGTGAGAAAAACAAGGGAAGGTGCTTGGCATGAtgactgacacatagtaggtgctcaggagACTCACAAGTCCccaaccaaagagaaaaacaccTTCTCTACCATCTGGTCCAAATTTGGGTCTTTTCAGCATTAGTGATTGACAGAGATGAGTTTCAAAGTCTCATGAGTCCTCAAGAGGGTCCACGAAATTGCACATGGCCTTGGCATGCATACAGTTGAAGCTGTCACTTGCCAAGAGATTAGTTTGGCTGGTGACATGTGAGAGGGAGTCTCCGAAGTGTGGAGGTGCCAGATCAGGAGGCAGTAAGGTGGCTGCAGAGTTTGTGTGGAGCCAGGATTCATAGCCAGGTCTTCTACTTTTCAGTCAAAAAGGACATTGACTGGACCCAATGGCCTTCAGTTGAAAGGTCAAAGGGCATGAGGCATTGGAAGAGAGGACACACCGGGCAAAGTGATGCCTCCTGTCTGAGGTTTAGTTTGAATTCTTAAGTACTCAGATTTAGCCAAAATGCAACGTCTGAGTACACCTTTTGAACTTCTGACACCAGTGGCAAACTTGAGGGGCTTTAAGCTCCCCTCAGGCTAAATAATTCGATACAAGGACTCATGTAACTCACTGAAAACTGTTATTGCAGGATTGTGGTTTATCACAGGAAAAGAACATAGATTAAAATCAGTCTAAGCAAGAGACACACGGGGAGGAGTCTGGGAGGGTTTCAGGTGTGAAGCTTCCACTGTCCCCAGGACGCTGTGTTCTCCCGTGTCAGTGTGGGTCAAAACACGTGGGGTTCTGCCAAGCGGCGAAGACGACCCAGTTAAGGAAAAGTTCCTGAGAATCACATTAAGTCAGGAGGGAAGCCTTTATCAGGATTGTTTTTACAGAAGAGAGAGACTGAGTGCAGCTTTGAATACAGTAAAGACAGAGGGGAGTCACAGCCGACAccagggtgaggggtgggagaTGAAACCTGACTGACAGAAGACAGCAGAGTGGGGGGTTTGCCCTAAACTGGCTTGAGAGGATTCTCCCTAAAGGCAGGTCAGACACTCACCCATCCAATGAGCGGATGAAGGCTGTGATCGGATAGCAAGGGTGCTCGGACAGCAACAGGGGAGGACCCTCCCTAAACTGACTTGGGGGAATCTTGCTGAGCTGGGGTGGTGCAGGCCCAGAAAGCACAGCATGGGTGTGGAAGGCCAAGGTCGGCGCTTAGAGGAGAAGAGGCTCAGAACAACCCAACTGGAGTTTGGACAAAGAGAAAGTCTTTTTCAACCCGTGCCTCAATGCAGAGCTCTTCCCGGGTCTGGAGCACGAACTGGCCCCGTGGCTGACATGGAGTCTCCAGTCCATCTCCAAGGCCTCACTCCCTTAGTCTCCACTTCTTCTGACGGCCAGGAGAGAAACCCAGAATCCCCAAACTCCCATCATCCATCACAGTGCTATAGTGTCCTGAAGCCAAACCACAAGGGAATTAAAGACGTTCCTACCAGGCAGGACATTCCAGGGCCCCAGAGACCACTTCCCAGGGGCACAGGACCGCTCTTCCGATGCAGTTAATTTCTCACTGTTCTGTGATGCTCTGAATGAAGGTCTTTTTGCTCCCATCCGACTTCTCTGTTTTGCTACAACGTTTCCCCTCTCACACACTCTGGTCTTGACGGTGCTGACCTCCCTGCATGGGGAGCCGTCTTTATCCAACACCTGCCAGTAAGGTGCATCTGAAGATGACTTTAACTGATTTCTCCCCACACTGAGTAAGTACCGTGGCGTATCTATGACGTACAAAACATGTTTAgccttgaaaaattatttatattttaaaactttatttccatTTGACTTCCAGTAACAGTTCTGTGATTGAGGTAGAATGGATCTTATTgagctcattttacagataagtagCTGCCTTTCTTAATCATCTGTCCTTTATCGGTACAGAGATGAAGCAGATGCTCTCTATGAAGCTCTGAAGACACTTACAACACATGAGGATATTGACGACAAAGACAAGAGGCAAAAAGACCGGCAGTTTAGAGAGtggtttttgaaaaattttcctCGACTCCGAAGGGATATTCAGGAGTCCATAAGGGAGATTTATGCCCTTGCAGATAGGATTGCAAAGGTCCACAGAGACTCCACCATCTCCAATGTGGTGTCCTCCGCCACTGGCACTGCCTCTGGCATCATGTCTATTCTCGGCCTTGTTTTGGCACCATTTACAGGAGGGACGAGTCTGGCCCTCACTGcagctggggcagggctgggaacACTGTCTGTTGTGGCTAGGTTCATCACCAACGCCGTGGAGCACTCACACACATCATCAGCACAAGCCAAAGCCAGCAGGCTGTCTGGGACCAGCATTGACAAACTGAAAGAATTTAGTGAACTTATGCATGAAATGACACCCAACTCGCGTTCCCGcgttactgatttttatatagcCACAGAAGTCATTGGGGAGCAGGTCCGTGCCATGAGGGGAGCCAGAGCCGGTGCCCAACACCCTAGGCAAACCTCAGCTCAAAATAGTGCTGATTTAGTCTTAACAAGTGGACCCACCAACTGGCTGGCAGGCAGAGGAGGCCGGATGGTAAATACAGCCTCTACAGGCATCCTGCTCGTGCTGGAGGTGGTCAACCTTGTGTACAAGTCAAAGCACTTGCTTGAGGGGGCAAATTCACAGTCAGCGGAGCAGCTGAGGCAGCAGGCTCAGATGCTAGAGGCAAATCTAAAGGTGCTCTCTCAGCTCTATCGGCATCTGAACCTATAATGTAGTGGGGAACTCCAGAGCAGTGTGGCCACAAGGGGAGACGAGCTGAACACAGGCCAGGACAAAATGCACACATTTTATTAGAGGGATAAGGAGGGGGAGGCAAAGTCAATGGAACTGAGTGTTAGGGACTTTGGCATTTCTGTAGCTGAGCACAGCAGGGGAGCGGTTAATGCAGATGGCAAGTGTGCCAAAGAGAAGGCAGGAACGCCGGAGCCTGGAATCAGGGAAAAGAGTGGACTGGATAGTGTGGGGAATGGGAAGAAACAGTTTGCTTTAGGCTAAAGAGTACATGGGGGGAGGAATAGAGGGGAGGCATGCAGGAACAACCAATGAGGAGGCCAGGAAGAGAAAGAGCCAAAATGCAGACCTGCCCATTCGTTCAATGTTTTTCTAAGAATGAAGCCTTTCCCTGGCAATGGGCTCCCACCCTGTCTCTCCAGCATCCACTCCCCCTTGTCCTTCCGGGGTGTGTCTCAGTTAGACAGGGCCTTCTTGGTGGTGGTTGTAGTGTGATGGGTCCCCTTTTAGGTTATTTAAGGGTGTATGTCCCCTGCTTGAACCCTGAAAGCCAGGTAATGAGCCATGGCCATGGTCCCCAGCTGAGGACCAGGTGCCTCTGAGAATCTAAACATCCTGGAGAACATGAGAGACAACAAGAAAAAGTGGCTCATACACGGTAGGCAAAGAGCGGGAAAGTCAactgaaaagcagtttggagaccGAAGGCGGAATGGATCTCTAGAGCCGTCCTGCTGAGCGCCCTGTGTGGACGTCCTAATAAACTCACCTGCTGGCCAAGCTGGACTTGTTCGAGTCATTCCTCAGTCTCACGGCTCCTTTCCCACTTTGGGGGCAAGTTACCGTCTCAAGTTTTTGTCCTAACAGTGGTAAAGCTGATGGTGGTGATGTCAGCCGACGGTGCGAGAATTTGACACGTGCTTGGTTCTCCTTAAGAACAGGGTACGCTGAGGGGCCGATGACATTCCAGTGAAGCTCCAAATGCCGTATTTGAAAAGTAGTTGAttagtgaaggaaaataaaagcaaaaccagATGCCAGCAACAAGTCAAGTAACTTCGTGGTGCATTGAAAAGATAACCCAGCCTGCAGTCAAGAGATCCTGCGTCTCTGCGCCTCCGTTTGCTCATCAGCTGGGAAAGGGGGCAGGATGAGATGATGAGCTCAGGTCTACCTGGCTCTCCCCTCTTGCGTTCTGGAGATTCAGGTTTAAGCAACACTGACTGATGCCTGTACCTTTGTGGTGCTGATGGAGGCTCCCCCGGGCTCTAGGTGCCTGCCTTCTTTCCTCACGATCCTTTTTCCAGTGTCTCAGGGAGCTAGGTCTCCACGGCCCCTTCTGTTTGCTCTCCTGGCCCGTCATTACTCTGAGACCCCAGTGCCCAGTGTCCCCCCGAGGCACTCAGGAAAAGCTTATAGACATCTGGCTTGGGCCGAGCCCATGTGTGGTCCCCATCTAGCAGCCAGGGCCTGAGAGTGACATGGGTCACATGCGGCTACTAAAATCAGAGGAGCCTGTGTGTAGATTAAAAGAAAgtctggggccgggtgcggtggctcacccctgtaatcccagcactttgggaggctgaggcaggtggatcacgaggttaagagatcgacaccatcctggtcaacatggtgaaaccccgtctctactaaaagtacaaaaattagctgggcatggtggcacatgcctgtagtcccagatactcgggaggctgaggtaggagaatttcttgaacccaggaggcagagctcgtggtgagccgagatcgcgctattgccctccagcctgggtaacaagagcgaaactccgtctcaaaaaaaaaaaacaaaaatgaaaaggaagtccATGACACATAAAGGGACAGAGACAGCCAGACAGCAAACACCCTCATTCAGTCTGCAAACACCCTTATCCAGGGTGCCCTCTCATTTTGCCCAGACTCCTGCAAGAGCTTCCAGAATGGTCTTCCCTGTTACACAGCTTTTGCCGCTATCCCAGCCCATCCTCCACCCTGGGCCAGATTGGCCCTTAAGAACATAGATTTCATCAACACCTGCTTCCGATTCTGTGGTGGCTTCCCATTACTTTTAGCACAAAAGCCCAGGGCCTTCATGCTGCCTAACTGTGGCCTGGGGTCCCCGAAAGAGAGAGCCGTAGGCAAAGCTCACATGCAGAGAATATGTTTGGGAAGCGATTCTAGCGGCAGGACGTGGGGTCTGGGAGGAGTGATACAGAGAAGAATGAAAGACGGATGCCTGGAGAAGCATTTGATAGGGTGATTGGAGACCTCCTGAGGAGGCTTCAAGGAGCATCCTCAGAATTTTCCCCTACAGGGAGCAGAGAGGGAGGCCTCTAACCACTGCTCCTGTTCTTGATGGGCTTGCTCCGCGGGCATTAATTATCTATATTTCCATGTATAGAACCTGTGGACACCTTGGCTGGAGCCCAGAGCAGGGGCGAGAGATACAAGATGCACGAAATCATGGCAGAACCTCTCCTGAGTGACTCAAAAAGTGCCTTAAGGCCTActtagtttttgtgtgtgtagcaTGGAGCAGACGACTTGCCTCAGTCCCTGTAACTCCCCGTCAGCCGAGGTTCCCCTGACATTCAGTTGATTCACCCATTTCTTCCTGAAGAAGTCAACAGAGCCACAGCCACTGACTTGCCTAACTCAGGAACAATGTGTGTCATTTGTCAACTATTCATCAGTTCTCGGCTAATTCACAATTTTTCATCCATTTCACTGAAGATTTCCAGCACTGAGCAATTTACTTCCTCAGTGATCCATCAGCATTTTGCCCCTGACGCTTATAGTAAAAATGCCACCACGTTTTCCGCATTTGATGCAATTCCACTCTACTGTGAGTATCTGCTGCAAGCCACAGAAACAGGGTCTAGTTGTCTTAAGCAAAGCTGACGATTCATCGGATGTGACCGAGGACAGGTTGGAGGATGGAAGGAAAAACAGTGTTTTCCCCTGACATCCAGGGCTCTAGACAAGGCTTAGGCTGACTAACTGGCTGCTTCCACGTGGGATCCTGAATCCCGAGCAGGCAAGGCCAACCCCGGGTGCTCAGAACCCATTCCCAGTGAGAGCAGCAGGAACGCCCCAGAGGGGAATAGAGATGGGCGCGACAAGTCCTGTGCCGGCAGAGATGACGTCCGCAGGTGGTGGGGCAGCGCTGTGGCCGCGTCACTCCTGTGAGCCCACAAAGCGGGGCTCTTGTGCTTGCTGCCTTGGACACCATGCTGCTGTCTTAGCGTCTGTTAATTTTCTAAGCCAATCTCCAGACTCCTGAGCAGGTGGGGTTCTTCTGATATTATTCCAGTGAATTTCATGTTGTTTCCTGCCCTAAAAAAACAGAGTTGGTGCCTCTGCTTGACCAAGAAGCCCGGTTGGTACAGACCGAGAGCGGCAGGCTGCGTTCATTTCCTTCATTAACAGGAACAGCTGAGGAATTGCAGCTTCCATTGATGAGCTTCCTACTTTGTTCTGCTGTTGGAAAACAGTAGTTTCCCTGTTGAGAACTGGTCATGCTGGAGAGGTGAACAGGTGAATCACAGGAATCACTGTTTCTGATCCCTTTAaaccctgattcaagcgattctcctgcctcagcctctcaattaactgggattacaggggtgtgccaccatgcccggctaatttttgtgtttttttgtggagacagggtttcaccatgttggccaggctggtcttgaactcctgacctcaggtgatccacccgcctcagcctccctaagtgctgggattacaggtgtgaaccaccgtgcccggccatgggAAGAGAATTTCTTTTGAGATACAAGAAGCCCAGAAATTGTTTCATCCACCTTGCCTCTGAGCACCTCCTCTTTCctgcagggaaactgaggctctggaagaggagtgacttgcccagggtcctGTGATGGGAGACTGAGCAGGTGAATCGCAGGACTCTGCCTCTCTGGCCCTCTGTTCAGGCCTGTGGGGTgacaggagaaagaaagacaCTGTGCTGTGTGTCCTGAATGGG from the Callithrix jacchus isolate 240 chromosome 1, calJac240_pri, whole genome shotgun sequence genome contains:
- the LOC100387072 gene encoding apolipoprotein L3, encoding MRQFCYLVLWACCSPAAVLSLNEPVHVLSTPAYTLLTQGPDATIRNQVDSVGDSTPLPPTWDSRVQQNRPDWTAAAELPEIRYFTENIAEFFQKEVDPAHLEILRTDSEAWQRFVAVAGLPRDEADALYEALKTLTTHEDIDDKDKRQKDRQFREWFLKNFPRLRRDIQESIREIYALADRIAKVHRDSTISNVVSSATGTASGIMSILGLVLAPFTGGTSLALTAAGAGLGTLSVVARFITNAVEHSHTSSAQAKASRLSGTSIDKLKEFSELMHEMTPNSRSRVTDFYIATEVIGEQVRAMRGARAGAQHPRQTSAQNSADLVLTSGPTNWLAGRGGRMVNTASTGILLVLEVVNLVYKSKHLLEGANSQSAEQLRQQAQMLEANLKVLSQLYRHLNL